A part of Desulfurococcaceae archaeon genomic DNA contains:
- a CDS encoding DMT family transporter produces the protein MELLIPVIASMIWSLNPAVIYRFARGTPPFLFTSLRALLALLVVGVLMLLSGMNLHGLPSLIMLLIVLSGVLGPGVGDVAYTRSIQLLGGSLAVVISYTYIFLAQAFSVLMLHEVLSYKAIAGSILAFTGVIVASFSNGLGKVNKKGILHAFSAAICWGLATALIKAVEGYVDVLSLAFIRLISVALFTFFMSITVGERTSICGHALIAVAFTGILGWGIGMVLFIQAIYSLGVSVAVIATAFTPILSQFTGKFIGGEKLSARTFIGALLVTLGILLQIVRQ, from the coding sequence ATGGAGCTGTTAATACCGGTAATAGCCTCAATGATATGGAGCCTCAACCCGGCCGTAATATACAGGTTTGCGAGAGGCACGCCTCCATTCCTATTTACATCTCTAAGAGCTCTACTAGCATTGCTCGTCGTAGGAGTGCTAATGCTTCTCAGTGGTATGAATCTACACGGGCTTCCTTCGTTAATAATGCTTCTAATAGTGCTGTCAGGAGTTCTGGGCCCAGGTGTGGGTGATGTTGCTTATACGCGCTCGATTCAGCTACTCGGAGGCTCTCTCGCAGTGGTTATTAGTTACACCTATATCTTCCTTGCGCAGGCGTTCTCAGTACTGATGCTTCACGAGGTACTGAGCTACAAGGCTATTGCAGGAAGTATATTGGCTTTTACTGGCGTAATCGTGGCGTCTTTCAGTAATGGCCTTGGCAAAGTTAACAAAAAGGGGATACTCCACGCGTTTTCAGCTGCCATATGCTGGGGATTAGCGACTGCGCTCATAAAGGCGGTAGAGGGGTATGTTGATGTTTTATCGCTAGCTTTCATAAGGCTAATCTCTGTTGCCCTATTTACGTTTTTCATGAGCATCACAGTTGGCGAAAGGACCAGTATTTGCGGGCACGCCCTCATTGCAGTAGCCTTCACTGGCATACTAGGTTGGGGTATAGGCATGGTGCTTTTCATCCAGGCAATATACTCGTTAGGTGTTTCAGTCGCGGTAATCGCGACTGCGTTTACACCAATACTTTCGCAGTTTACTGGTAAATTTATTGGAGGGGAGAAGCTGTCCGCGAGGACGTTTATAGGAGCATTACTAGTGACTCTTGGCATTCTTTTGCAAATAGTTCGCCAGTAA
- a CDS encoding NAD-dependent epimerase/dehydratase family protein, translated as MVITGGAGFIGGHIALHLEERGFDVIVVDSLERASMTNYLKGRRIKVITADLRGHVEVPCANVVIHAAAYVDVAESFEKPYDYFVNNVAVTSKIAKKASECNAFVIYLSSAAVYGNPVYLPIDENHPTSPLSPYGLTKLMGEEVVKFYGKLGLQYAVMRLFNVYGPCQNRAYAGVITKFVERVRQGLPPIIYGDGDQTRDFIHVDDVVKFIEMVLDKKPRGTFNVGTGRATSIRELAKLVIELAGIEAEPVYTSPRPGDIRHSVADIRRALSLGWKPRVELRSGIKSLIEGKSYCP; from the coding sequence GTGGTCATTACTGGAGGAGCCGGGTTCATTGGGGGGCACATAGCGTTACACTTGGAGGAAAGAGGGTTCGATGTAATCGTTGTAGATAGCTTAGAACGCGCTTCGATGACTAATTACTTAAAAGGTAGAAGAATAAAGGTTATTACCGCCGACTTGAGAGGGCATGTCGAAGTGCCCTGCGCCAATGTAGTGATTCATGCCGCGGCATACGTTGATGTAGCAGAGTCTTTCGAAAAACCCTACGACTACTTCGTTAACAACGTCGCTGTAACGTCTAAAATCGCGAAGAAGGCCTCAGAGTGTAATGCATTCGTGATTTACCTAAGCTCAGCTGCCGTGTACGGTAACCCAGTATACCTGCCTATAGATGAAAATCACCCTACGAGTCCGCTATCACCTTACGGGCTCACGAAACTCATGGGTGAGGAAGTGGTCAAGTTCTATGGTAAACTGGGACTTCAGTACGCTGTTATGAGGCTATTCAACGTCTACGGGCCGTGCCAAAACAGAGCATATGCAGGTGTAATAACAAAGTTCGTGGAAAGGGTCAGGCAGGGGCTCCCCCCGATAATATATGGTGACGGCGACCAGACAAGGGACTTTATACACGTAGATGACGTGGTAAAGTTCATTGAGATGGTCCTCGATAAGAAACCACGGGGCACGTTTAACGTAGGTACTGGTAGAGCCACCTCTATAAGAGAGCTTGCTAAGCTAGTAATAGAGCTTGCTGGTATTGAGGCCGAGCCCGTTTACACCTCCCCGAGACCAGGAGACATAAGGCATAGCGTAGCAGATATAAGGAGGGCGTTAAGCCTGGGCTGGAAACCGCGAGTAGAACTACGAAGTGGCATCAAATCGCTAATTGAAGGCAAGTCGTACTGCCCTTAA